A DNA window from Theobroma cacao cultivar B97-61/B2 chromosome 5, Criollo_cocoa_genome_V2, whole genome shotgun sequence contains the following coding sequences:
- the LOC18597747 gene encoding ribonuclease II, chloroplastic/mitochondrial isoform X2 yields MMAVRAVNGGSLFRSAASPPLLAFWCGFRHFSSLPFRRNSELGLRFPIFCCENQFLGYGVGRSCSAYSLVDCVMEELAASRQRRRVRANVKVRITSTGELLEDKLVNRELEKGLLLEFKKDSDRILLGVAQRPDGKKNWMVYDQNGFTSSIKPQQITYIVPGVENFDQTDISKFLQKAEENLDPTLLEIAWVELLEKNKSVTAEELAEMIFGSAEPLESYCAHLLLSKDEVYFAVQETKGYCSIYVPRPTRQVEELLHKKLAKEAAEKELQDFVQLLVSAKAKPAHAKPSKSLWMMDEKIRNKIESLEAYAIDDCKSDEQKRTAGMFNIRTNHSDEIIAAAESLLSESYDPDEVNRKDLTDLKVYAIDVDDADELDDALSATRLQDGRIRVWIHAADPTRYVQPGSMVDREALRRGTSVFLATGTYPMFPEKLAMEGMSLKQGELCNAVSISVVLHSDGSIAEYSVQNSIIKPTYMLTYESATELLYLNLEEEAELKMLSEAAALRLIWRRQQGAIDTSTLETRIKVVNPEDPEPSINLYVENQADPAMQLVSEMMILCGEVVATFGSANNLPLPYRGQPQSNIDVSAFSHLPEGPVRSSAIVRIMRAAEIDFRKPIRHGVLGVPGYVQFTSPIRRYLDLLAHYQVKAFLRGESPPFSAGQLEGMASIVNMQVRLVRRLSGSSLRYWIIEFLRRQPREKKYRALILRFIKDRVAALLLVEVGLQASAWVSIGAQVGDEVEVQVEEAHPRDDVLSLKEVIRN; encoded by the exons ATGATGGCGGTTCGCGCCGTCAACGGCGGTTCTTTGTTTCGTTCCGCCGCATCACCTCCTCTCCTGGCGTTCTGGTGCGGTTTCCGCCACTTCAGCTCCTTACCATTTCGCCGAAACTCCGAATTAGGGCTTCGGTTTCCTATTTTCTGTTGCGAGAATCAGTTTCTAGGATATGGCGTTGGTCGTTCGTGTTCGGCTTATAGTCTCGTCGATTGCGTCATGGAAGAGCTAGCGGCTTCGCGCCAACGCAGAAGAGTTCGCGCCAATGTCAA GGTGAGGATAACGAGTACTGGTGAGCTTCTTGAAGATAAGCTTGTAAACCGAGAATTGGAAAAGGGATTGCTGCTGGAGTTTAAGAAGGATTCTGATAGGATATTGCTGGGAGTTGCTCAGAGACCCGATGGCAAGAAGAATTGGATGGTGTACGATCAG AATGGTTTCACATCATCCATCAAACCGCAACAAATTACATATATTGTTCCAGGTgtagaaaattttgatcaGACAGATATCTCAAAATTTCTCCAAAAAGCTGAGGAAAACTTG GACCCAACATTACTTGAGATTGCTTGGGTTGAGCTTCTTGAAAAGAACAAGTCAGTGACAGCAGAAGAATTAGCAGAG ATGATTTTTGGTAGTGCGGAGCCTCTTGAGAGCTACTGTGCCCATCTTTTGTTGTCAAAAGATGAAGTATACTTTGCTGTGCAGGAGACAAAAGGTTATTGTTCCATTTATGTACCTCGACCAACAAGACAG GTGGAAGAGCTTTTACACAAGAAGCTTGCCAAGGAGGCTGCTGAGAAAGAACTTCAGGACTTTGTACAATTGCTTGTGTCTGCTAAAGCAAAGCCTGCACATGCTAAACCTTCCAAATCCTTATGGATGATGGATGAGAAAATCCGGAACAAAATTGAGTCTCTTGAAGCATATGCCATTGATGATTGCAAAAGTGATGAACAAAAGAGAACTGCAGGAATG TTCAACATTCGTACAAACCATTCTGATGAGATTATAGCTGCTGCAGAAAGTCTTTTGTCAGAGTCATATGACCCTGATGAG GTGAACAGAAAGGATCTTACTGATTTGAAGGTTTATGCTATTGATGTTGATGATGCTGATGAG CTTGATGATGCCTTAAGTGCAACAAGGTTACAAGATGGCCGGATTAGAGTATGGATACATGCTGCAGATCCAACCAGATATGTTCAACCTGGGAGCATGGTAGACAG GGAAGCATTGAGAAGAGGAACCTCTGTTTTCTTGGCCACTGGCACTTATCCTATGTTTCCTGAGAAACTTGCCATGGAGggaatgagtttgaaacaagGAGAACTTTGCAATGCTGTTAGCATATCTGTTGTCCTGCACTCTGATGGCAG CATTGCAGAGTATTCAGTTCAAAACTCAATCATTAAACCAACTTATATGCTGACCTATGAGAGTGCAACTGAGCTGCTTTATTTGAACCTGGAAGAGGAGGCTGAATTGAAGATGCTATCTGAGGCAGCCGCTCTAAGGTTAATATGGCGTCGCCAACAG GGTGCAATTGATACATCAACTCTAGAAACACGCATTAAAGTGGTTAACCCTGAGGATCCAGAACCATCAATTAATCTTTATGTTGAAAACCAGGCAGACCCTGCAATGCAACTTGTTTCTGAGATGATGATACTCTGTGGAGAAGTTGTAGCCACTTTTGGCTCTGCCAATAACCTTCCTTTACCCTATAGAGGACAGCCTCAGTCAAATATTGATGTATCTGCATTTTCACATCTTCCTGAAGGACCAGTTCGAAGCTCTGCCATTGTTAGAATAATGCGTGCAGCTGAAATTGATTTCAGGAAGCCTATTCGTCATGGGGTTCTGGGAGTTCCTGGTTATGTTCAGTTTACATCACCCATTCGTAGATATTTGGATCTTCTTGCTCATTATCAG GTGAAGGCATTTCTTAGAGGTGAATCTCCTCCTTTTTCAGCTGGTCAGCTAGAAGGGATGGCATCAATAGTAAATATGCAAGTTAGATTAGTCAGGAGGCTCTCCGGCAGCAGTCTCCGGTATTGGATAATAGAGTTTCTGAGAAGGCAGccaagagagaaaaaatatcGAGCTTTGATCCTTAGATTCATCAAGGACAGGGTTGCAGCCCTGTTACTAGTTGAG GTAGGACTTCAGGCATCTGCATGGGTATCCATAGGAGCACAGGTAGGAGATGAAGTAGAAGTTCAAGTGGAAGAAGCTCATCCACGTGATGACGTTCTTTCGCTTAAGGAGGTTATCAGAAACTGA
- the LOC18597747 gene encoding ribonuclease II, chloroplastic/mitochondrial isoform X1: protein MMAVRAVNGGSLFRSAASPPLLAFWCGFRHFSSLPFRRNSELGLRFPIFCCENQFLGYGVGRSCSAYSLVDCVMEELAASRQRRRVRANVKVRITSTGELLEDKLVNRELEKGLLLEFKKDSDRILLGVAQRPDGKKNWMVYDQNGFTSSIKPQQITYIVPGVENFDQTDISKFLQKAEENLDPTLLEIAWVELLEKNKSVTAEELAEMIFGSAEPLESYCAHLLLSKDEVYFAVQETKGYCSIYVPRPTRQVEELLHKKLAKEAAEKELQDFVQLLVSAKAKPAHAKPSKSLWMMDEKIRNKIESLEAYAIDDCKSDEQKRTAGMILKTMGLTKTVSSALNLLINIGYFPVHVNLDLLKFNIRTNHSDEIIAAAESLLSESYDPDEVNRKDLTDLKVYAIDVDDADELDDALSATRLQDGRIRVWIHAADPTRYVQPGSMVDREALRRGTSVFLATGTYPMFPEKLAMEGMSLKQGELCNAVSISVVLHSDGSIAEYSVQNSIIKPTYMLTYESATELLYLNLEEEAELKMLSEAAALRLIWRRQQGAIDTSTLETRIKVVNPEDPEPSINLYVENQADPAMQLVSEMMILCGEVVATFGSANNLPLPYRGQPQSNIDVSAFSHLPEGPVRSSAIVRIMRAAEIDFRKPIRHGVLGVPGYVQFTSPIRRYLDLLAHYQVKAFLRGESPPFSAGQLEGMASIVNMQVRLVRRLSGSSLRYWIIEFLRRQPREKKYRALILRFIKDRVAALLLVEVGLQASAWVSIGAQVGDEVEVQVEEAHPRDDVLSLKEVIRN, encoded by the exons ATGATGGCGGTTCGCGCCGTCAACGGCGGTTCTTTGTTTCGTTCCGCCGCATCACCTCCTCTCCTGGCGTTCTGGTGCGGTTTCCGCCACTTCAGCTCCTTACCATTTCGCCGAAACTCCGAATTAGGGCTTCGGTTTCCTATTTTCTGTTGCGAGAATCAGTTTCTAGGATATGGCGTTGGTCGTTCGTGTTCGGCTTATAGTCTCGTCGATTGCGTCATGGAAGAGCTAGCGGCTTCGCGCCAACGCAGAAGAGTTCGCGCCAATGTCAA GGTGAGGATAACGAGTACTGGTGAGCTTCTTGAAGATAAGCTTGTAAACCGAGAATTGGAAAAGGGATTGCTGCTGGAGTTTAAGAAGGATTCTGATAGGATATTGCTGGGAGTTGCTCAGAGACCCGATGGCAAGAAGAATTGGATGGTGTACGATCAG AATGGTTTCACATCATCCATCAAACCGCAACAAATTACATATATTGTTCCAGGTgtagaaaattttgatcaGACAGATATCTCAAAATTTCTCCAAAAAGCTGAGGAAAACTTG GACCCAACATTACTTGAGATTGCTTGGGTTGAGCTTCTTGAAAAGAACAAGTCAGTGACAGCAGAAGAATTAGCAGAG ATGATTTTTGGTAGTGCGGAGCCTCTTGAGAGCTACTGTGCCCATCTTTTGTTGTCAAAAGATGAAGTATACTTTGCTGTGCAGGAGACAAAAGGTTATTGTTCCATTTATGTACCTCGACCAACAAGACAG GTGGAAGAGCTTTTACACAAGAAGCTTGCCAAGGAGGCTGCTGAGAAAGAACTTCAGGACTTTGTACAATTGCTTGTGTCTGCTAAAGCAAAGCCTGCACATGCTAAACCTTCCAAATCCTTATGGATGATGGATGAGAAAATCCGGAACAAAATTGAGTCTCTTGAAGCATATGCCATTGATGATTGCAAAAGTGATGAACAAAAGAGAACTGCAGGAATG ATCCTTAAGACAATGGGACTTACAAAAACAGTGTCCTCagcactaaacctcctcataaACATTGGTTATTTTCCTGTGCATGTCAATCTGGATCTGTTAAAGTTCAACATTCGTACAAACCATTCTGATGAGATTATAGCTGCTGCAGAAAGTCTTTTGTCAGAGTCATATGACCCTGATGAG GTGAACAGAAAGGATCTTACTGATTTGAAGGTTTATGCTATTGATGTTGATGATGCTGATGAG CTTGATGATGCCTTAAGTGCAACAAGGTTACAAGATGGCCGGATTAGAGTATGGATACATGCTGCAGATCCAACCAGATATGTTCAACCTGGGAGCATGGTAGACAG GGAAGCATTGAGAAGAGGAACCTCTGTTTTCTTGGCCACTGGCACTTATCCTATGTTTCCTGAGAAACTTGCCATGGAGggaatgagtttgaaacaagGAGAACTTTGCAATGCTGTTAGCATATCTGTTGTCCTGCACTCTGATGGCAG CATTGCAGAGTATTCAGTTCAAAACTCAATCATTAAACCAACTTATATGCTGACCTATGAGAGTGCAACTGAGCTGCTTTATTTGAACCTGGAAGAGGAGGCTGAATTGAAGATGCTATCTGAGGCAGCCGCTCTAAGGTTAATATGGCGTCGCCAACAG GGTGCAATTGATACATCAACTCTAGAAACACGCATTAAAGTGGTTAACCCTGAGGATCCAGAACCATCAATTAATCTTTATGTTGAAAACCAGGCAGACCCTGCAATGCAACTTGTTTCTGAGATGATGATACTCTGTGGAGAAGTTGTAGCCACTTTTGGCTCTGCCAATAACCTTCCTTTACCCTATAGAGGACAGCCTCAGTCAAATATTGATGTATCTGCATTTTCACATCTTCCTGAAGGACCAGTTCGAAGCTCTGCCATTGTTAGAATAATGCGTGCAGCTGAAATTGATTTCAGGAAGCCTATTCGTCATGGGGTTCTGGGAGTTCCTGGTTATGTTCAGTTTACATCACCCATTCGTAGATATTTGGATCTTCTTGCTCATTATCAG GTGAAGGCATTTCTTAGAGGTGAATCTCCTCCTTTTTCAGCTGGTCAGCTAGAAGGGATGGCATCAATAGTAAATATGCAAGTTAGATTAGTCAGGAGGCTCTCCGGCAGCAGTCTCCGGTATTGGATAATAGAGTTTCTGAGAAGGCAGccaagagagaaaaaatatcGAGCTTTGATCCTTAGATTCATCAAGGACAGGGTTGCAGCCCTGTTACTAGTTGAG GTAGGACTTCAGGCATCTGCATGGGTATCCATAGGAGCACAGGTAGGAGATGAAGTAGAAGTTCAAGTGGAAGAAGCTCATCCACGTGATGACGTTCTTTCGCTTAAGGAGGTTATCAGAAACTGA
- the LOC18597746 gene encoding RHOMBOID-like protein 1, producing the protein MATDPSPQIPTRASSRRSSNLIHPVDVETPPVRTPSPIVYREIKHFKKWVPWLIPAFVVANTVMLIITMYVNNCPKNSVSCIADFLGRFSFQPFKENPLLGPSSATLQKMGALDVKKVVDGHQGWRLITCNWLHGGVFHLLANMLSLLVIGIRLEREFGFIRIGLLYIISGFGGSLLSALFIQSNISVGASGALFGLLGAMLSELITNWTIYANKVAAFVTLLVIIAINLAVGILPHVDNFAHIGGFLTGFLLGFVFLIRPQFGWVSQRYAPPGYSSSAKPKFKTYQCFLWIVSLILLIVGLTLGLVMLLRGVDANDHCSWCHYLSCVPTSRWSCNTEPAYCSSTQLGSQVNVTCSTNGKTTTYFMPSASSSQIQSLCSQQCS; encoded by the exons ATGGCTACGGACCCTTCACCGCAGATCCCAACGAGGGCCAGTTCAAGGAGGTCCAGCAACTTGATACACCCAGTTGATGTAGAAACGCCACCTGTTAGGACTCCAAGTCCGATCGTTTAcagagaaatcaagcatttcAAGAAATGGGTACCTTGGTTGATTCCTGCTTTCGTGGTTGCCAACACTGTCATGCTCATCATCACCATGTACGTGAATAATTGTCCCAAGAATTCTGTTTCTTGCATTGCTGATTTCTTAGGCCGGTTCTCCTTTCAACCCTTTAAGGAGAATCCTCTTCTGGGTCCTTCTTCCGCCAC GCTGCAGAAGATGGGGGCTCTTGATGTAAAGAAAGTGGTTGATGGACACCAGGGATGGCGTCTCATCACTTGCAATTGGTTACATGGAGGGGTTTTTCATTTGCTGGCAAACATGTTGAGTCTTTTAGTTATCGGAATCCGGCTTGAGAGAGAATTTGGATTCA TACGGATTGGACTGCTCTATATAATCTCTGGATTTGGTGGGAGTTTGCTGTCTGCTCTTTTCATCCAGTCAAATATCTCTGTTGGTGCCTCTGGTGCACTTTTTGGGTTACTTGGAGCCATGCTTTCTGAACTCATTACTAATTGGACAATCTATGCTAATAAG GTGGCAGCATTTGTGACTCTTCTGGTTATCATTGCCATCAATTTAGCAGTAGGAATCCTACCACATGTTGACAACTTTGCCCATATTGGAGGATTTCTCACCGGTTTCCTTCTTGGTTTTGTCTTTCTCATCCGCCCCCAGTTTGGATGGGTTAGTCAAAGATATGCTCCTCCTGGATATTCAAGCTCAGCTAAACCTAAATTCAAGACGTATCAGTGCTTTTTGTGGATCGTTTCTTTGATTCTTTTAATTGTGGG TTTGACTCTTGGCCTGGTTATGCTCCTTCGCGGAGTGGATGCAAATGATCATTGTTCTTGGTGTCATTACTTGTCTTGTGTCCCTACTTCAAGATGGAGCTGCAATACAGAGCCTGCGTACTGCTCG TCCACCCAACTAGGCAGCCAGGTAAATGTAACGTGCTCCACCAACGGAAAGACCACCACGTACTTTATGCCAAGCGCAAGCAGTTCTCAGATCCAGAGTCTTTGTTCTCAGCAGTGCAGCTGA